A stretch of DNA from Limnohabitans sp. MORI2:
CAACGTCGCTGAATAAGCTGTGCCTCACGCTGTTTCTCGTTTACGCGCAGCCCGCCTCACCCGCAGCGTCAAACCCTTTCTAGCCCGAGGCGGCCCTAAAGGTGAACGCTGCAGCGGCTGCCGCTTGGTCCCCTCGCACTGCATCTGTGCTCTGAGACCCGACGTGCCCACACGCGCAGGCATGTGTTTGCTCATGGCCGACATCGAGCCACTCAAACCCAGCAACACCGGCTGGTTAATTGCCGATGTGGTAGCTGACACCTTTGCCTTTGGATGGGCGCGTACCGAAGTTGCCCCTGCACTGTTGGCGTTGCTGAACAATCCGCAATGGCAACCCTATGTGGTGTTCCCTGCTGAGTTTGCCGATGACACACGCGTTGTGCATGAGCTAACGCACAACGACAACAAGCGCCCCTTATTTATCTTGTTAGACGGCACGTGGGACGAATCCCGCAAGATGTTTCGCAAAAGCCCCTATCTGCAAAACTTCCCAGTGCTCAGCCTGCACCCCGAACAACTCTCACGCTACAAACTGCGTCGTGCTCAAAGCGAAGCGCACCTGTGCACCGCCGAAGTGGGTGCGATGTGCTTGGCGCTGGCCGAGGACACGCAAGCCGCCGAAGCCCTCAACGCCTACTTTGAAGTGTTCACCGAGCACTACCTCAAAGCCAAGCAACAACTGCCCGTCGATTTGGCAGATGACGTGCATCTGCGATTG
This window harbors:
- a CDS encoding tRNA-uridine aminocarboxypropyltransferase; this encodes MPHAVSRLRAARLTRSVKPFLARGGPKGERCSGCRLVPSHCICALRPDVPTRAGMCLLMADIEPLKPSNTGWLIADVVADTFAFGWARTEVAPALLALLNNPQWQPYVVFPAEFADDTRVVHELTHNDNKRPLFILLDGTWDESRKMFRKSPYLQNFPVLSLHPEQLSRYKLRRAQSEAHLCTAEVGAMCLALAEDTQAAEALNAYFEVFTEHYLKAKQQLPVDLADDVHLRLQAATHAA